A region of Nitrospirota bacterium DNA encodes the following proteins:
- a CDS encoding PASTA domain-containing protein: protein MNSFLRAALFFALFVVLGLTFGFLTFKILSFSRTVEVPPITNMTVIEADKVLGKAGLDLKIEGEDFDSMVPSGKIVRQDVPPGKTVKEKRAIRVVISKGPKVLSIPLLVNETLQNAEAILLQKGLRIGKVITVRSDAVQKGIIVAQRPEPDDKLTDVITVLVSAGPHDQAFYCPDFQGKQVEDVREVAQKMGLEIEIQGTGSIVTIQRPKPGTVIKSGEKLYLEIKEVTTP from the coding sequence ATGAACAGTTTTCTGAGGGCAGCCCTCTTTTTTGCGCTCTTTGTTGTCCTCGGCCTGACCTTCGGGTTCCTTACCTTTAAAATCCTGAGCTTCAGCCGGACGGTCGAAGTGCCCCCTATAACGAATATGACCGTAATCGAGGCGGACAAGGTGCTTGGAAAGGCAGGACTTGATCTGAAGATCGAGGGAGAGGACTTTGATTCCATGGTCCCTTCAGGTAAAATTGTCAGACAGGATGTTCCGCCCGGAAAGACCGTAAAGGAAAAAAGGGCGATCAGGGTAGTTATCAGCAAAGGACCAAAGGTCCTTTCGATCCCGCTTCTGGTGAACGAAACCCTGCAGAACGCCGAGGCCATACTGCTGCAAAAGGGTCTCAGGATCGGCAAGGTTATCACGGTCCGCTCAGACGCAGTGCAAAAAGGCATCATTGTGGCCCAGAGACCGGAACCGGACGACAAGCTTACTGATGTCATCACCGTCCTGGTAAGCGCAGGGCCCCATGATCAGGCATTTTATTGCCCTGATTTTCAGGGCAAACAGGTGGAGGACGTCCGGGAAGTGGCACAAAAGATGGGACTTGAGATCGAGATACAGGGAACCGGCAGCATCGTTACAATACAGAGACCGAAGCCGGGTACGGTTATAAAAAGCGGCGAAAAGCTTTATCTTGAAATAAAAGAGGTTACAACACCATGA
- the lptC gene encoding LPS export ABC transporter periplasmic protein LptC: MTKKVIFAIIIITAFSFFYLIGGEKGARLDAQLKGDSFFEGLKIINRKDGAADWILLAKRADMTSDGKQALLSGVEMKLERQGLTVSADRGVYDMETGQISVEGFLQASSRNFTLTTSKVLFDGRKGHLDTAGDVKIDGKKFELEGKGMQAENNDHKVRILKDVKATFNR; encoded by the coding sequence ATGACAAAAAAGGTCATTTTCGCCATCATAATTATTACCGCATTTTCCTTTTTTTATCTTATTGGGGGTGAAAAAGGGGCCAGGCTTGATGCCCAGTTAAAGGGGGACTCCTTTTTTGAGGGTCTGAAGATCATAAACAGGAAAGATGGCGCGGCAGACTGGATATTACTGGCAAAAAGAGCAGACATGACCAGCGACGGGAAACAGGCCTTATTGAGCGGCGTCGAGATGAAACTCGAGAGACAGGGGCTGACCGTCTCGGCTGACAGAGGTGTGTACGATATGGAGACAGGGCAGATATCCGTTGAGGGATTTCTGCAGGCCAGCAGCAGGAATTTCACCCTTACAACGAGCAAGGTTTTATTTGACGGCAGGAAGGGACATCTTGATACTGCGGGAGATGTAAAGATCGACGGCAAAAAGTTCGAGCTCGAAGGTAAAGGCATGCAGGCAGAAAATAACGATCACAAAGTGAGGATACTGAAGGATGTCAAAGCTACCTTTAATCGTTAG
- a CDS encoding CDP-alcohol phosphatidyltransferase family protein: MRILNLPNTLTVARIVIIPVFITAVIYQKHRHALALFVIAALTDLLDGFIARLTNQKTALGQFLDPLADKFLLVSSFILFSVQGWIPLWLTITVISRDLIVVIGWFLLYLLTHRVTIEPVLLGKTAIALQLITLAIVLLDINLSSTIPQQELLFAATAAVTGISGIQYIYKGLRLADAI; this comes from the coding sequence TTGAGAATATTGAATCTGCCGAACACGCTGACCGTTGCGCGCATTGTCATTATCCCCGTGTTCATCACAGCGGTCATTTACCAGAAGCATCGCCACGCTCTCGCGCTGTTCGTTATTGCTGCGCTCACTGACCTTCTGGACGGGTTTATCGCGCGGCTGACCAATCAGAAGACTGCCCTGGGACAGTTCCTCGACCCTCTTGCCGACAAGTTTCTGCTGGTCTCATCATTCATTCTTTTTTCGGTCCAGGGGTGGATCCCCCTCTGGCTCACGATCACGGTCATCAGCAGAGACCTCATTGTTGTCATCGGCTGGTTCCTTCTTTACCTGCTCACCCATAGGGTCACCATAGAACCCGTGCTGCTCGGCAAGACAGCGATTGCCCTGCAGCTGATAACGCTTGCCATCGTCCTTCTGGACATTAACCTGTCCTCAACGATCCCGCAGCAGGAACTGCTCTTTGCAGCCACGGCAGCGGTGACCGGCATCTCGGGGATCCAGTATATCTATAAAGGGCTGAGGCTTGCCGATGCGATCTAA
- the raiA gene encoding ribosome-associated translation inhibitor RaiA has product MNIIVNGRHLEVTPALKSYSEEKIRKFEKFLPDGSDAIVTLSVEKYRHKAEVLLKTNGVLIQAESVTGEIYSSIDEVSEKLDRQVKKYKEKHSSYRKGAAKQTETTEKEAAAPDGGKIIKNKRFDLKPMNPDEAAMQMELLDKDFFVFMNDKSNLINVIYRRKDGNFGLIEPQ; this is encoded by the coding sequence ATGAACATCATTGTAAACGGCAGACACCTTGAAGTAACACCGGCACTCAAAAGCTATTCGGAGGAGAAGATCAGGAAATTCGAGAAGTTTCTTCCGGATGGGTCAGACGCCATCGTAACCCTCAGCGTTGAAAAATACCGCCATAAGGCAGAGGTCCTGCTCAAAACGAACGGCGTGCTTATTCAGGCCGAAAGCGTGACCGGAGAGATCTATTCATCCATTGACGAGGTCTCGGAAAAGCTCGACCGTCAGGTCAAAAAGTACAAGGAAAAACACAGTTCATACCGAAAAGGTGCTGCAAAGCAGACCGAGACAACAGAAAAAGAAGCGGCAGCACCTGATGGCGGCAAGATCATAAAAAATAAGCGTTTCGATCTTAAGCCCATGAACCCGGACGAGGCAGCCATGCAGATGGAGCTTCTGGATAAGGACTTTTTCGTCTTTATGAATGACAAGAGCAATCTGATCAATGTCATTTACCGCAGGAAAGACGGAAATTTCGGTCTGATCGAGCCGCAGTAG
- a CDS encoding shikimate dehydrogenase has protein sequence MTMRITGRTKVAALFGYPVEHTLSPVMQNAAFDHLGLDCCYLPFPVHPDSLKQAVESIRALSLLGANLTTPHKETVIPFLDALDAEAAAISAVNTIVNHDGKLTGFNTDGKGFMRSLKELGVDPADRKVLIIGAGGSSRAIGYYLSRGTGGLTLYNRSRDKAEALAADLASAGGKVTVAADLRDLGGFDIIVNATSLGLQECDAMPLDPDALEPTIVVCDLIYHKTPLLSRAEAKGCKTVGGIGMLLWQGALAFELWTGKIPPVEIMRSALLSHSA, from the coding sequence ATGACCATGCGCATTACCGGCAGGACAAAGGTCGCGGCCCTTTTCGGATACCCGGTCGAGCATACGCTCTCTCCGGTGATGCAGAATGCGGCATTTGACCATTTGGGGCTGGACTGCTGCTACCTCCCCTTCCCGGTGCATCCTGATTCACTGAAACAGGCAGTGGAGTCGATCCGGGCACTCTCCCTGCTCGGCGCAAACCTGACCACCCCCCACAAGGAAACGGTCATTCCCTTCCTTGATGCTCTGGATGCAGAAGCAGCCGCTATCAGCGCCGTAAATACGATCGTGAATCATGACGGGAAACTGACCGGATTTAATACTGACGGCAAGGGGTTTATGCGCTCCCTCAAAGAGCTGGGTGTCGACCCGGCCGACAGGAAAGTCCTGATCATCGGCGCAGGCGGTTCGTCGCGCGCGATCGGCTATTACCTGAGCAGAGGAACGGGCGGCCTTACGCTCTATAACAGGAGCAGAGACAAGGCAGAGGCGCTTGCAGCCGATCTGGCGTCAGCCGGTGGAAAGGTTACCGTAGCAGCAGACCTCAGGGACCTCGGAGGGTTTGACATCATTGTCAATGCGACTTCTCTGGGCCTTCAGGAATGCGATGCCATGCCGCTTGATCCTGATGCATTGGAGCCGACCATTGTCGTATGCGACCTTATCTACCACAAGACACCTCTGCTCAGCCGGGCAGAGGCAAAGGGCTGCAAGACCGTAGGGGGAATCGGAATGCTGCTCTGGCAGGGAGCCCTTGCCTTTGAGCTCTGGACAGGCAAGATCCCCCCTGTAGAGATCATGAGAAGCGCACTCCTGAGCCATTCAGCCTGA
- the rapZ gene encoding RNase adapter RapZ produces MKSPAAKKGSRGSRILIVSGLSGSGKTVALRAVEDAGFYCVDNIPVSLISSLIDKISRQSGSKHIAIGIDIREKEFLGDIDAAVALLRKKFPFQILYLEAEPEVLVRRFKETRRPHPLGGSIEDAIKAEKKVLSGLKANADRVIDTTALSPHELRKLVTSLYAPRTGHKDLAVSVISFGFKYGIPQNIDLLFDVRFLPNPHFVPVLKELTGRDKKVSDFVFSQPVTKQFMKKVKDLLDFLIPHYIREGKSYISIAFGCTGGRHRSPAIAEDISKFMAKNNLDSHIIHRDI; encoded by the coding sequence TTGAAATCCCCGGCAGCAAAAAAAGGCAGCAGGGGATCCAGAATTCTTATTGTAAGCGGTCTTTCCGGGTCCGGCAAGACTGTTGCCCTGCGTGCGGTTGAAGATGCAGGCTTCTATTGTGTTGACAACATTCCGGTATCGCTCATCAGTTCGCTGATCGATAAGATCTCCCGGCAGAGCGGCTCAAAACATATTGCTATCGGGATCGATATCCGCGAAAAGGAATTTCTTGGAGATATTGATGCAGCAGTGGCCTTGCTCAGGAAGAAATTCCCGTTCCAGATCCTGTATCTTGAGGCAGAACCTGAGGTGCTTGTCAGGAGATTCAAGGAGACGAGAAGACCCCATCCGCTTGGCGGGAGTATTGAAGACGCGATCAAGGCCGAGAAGAAGGTCCTTTCCGGGCTCAAGGCGAACGCAGACCGGGTGATCGACACAACCGCGCTTTCTCCCCATGAACTGCGAAAACTGGTAACGTCGCTCTATGCCCCCAGGACAGGACATAAAGATCTTGCGGTCAGCGTTATATCCTTTGGGTTCAAATACGGGATCCCGCAGAACATTGACCTGCTTTTTGATGTAAGGTTCCTGCCCAATCCGCATTTCGTCCCTGTGCTCAAAGAGCTTACCGGCCGGGATAAAAAGGTCTCTGACTTTGTCTTTTCACAGCCTGTAACCAAACAGTTCATGAAAAAAGTAAAAGATCTTCTGGACTTTCTCATCCCTCATTATATTCGGGAAGGCAAGTCATACATCTCGATCGCCTTTGGCTGCACAGGCGGAAGGCACCGCTCACCGGCCATTGCCGAGGATATCTCGAAATTCATGGCAAAGAATAACCTTGACAGTCATATCATCCACCGGGATATATGA
- a CDS encoding ribulose-phosphate 3-epimerase: MIQIAPSILSADFMRLGEEIRAAEEAGADLLHIDIMDGHFVPNITIGPAVVTAIRKITKLPLDVHLMIEDPDKYLSDFVRAGADYLTVHAEAAVHLHRTVQGIRETGIKAGVSINPATPVSVLECIIDDIDLVLLMSVNPGFGGQKFIPATMEKIRKAGEMIRVSGSRAVIEIDGGVKQDNAKEIADAGAQILVMGSAFFESGDYKKTMEKLNDTLRNR; this comes from the coding sequence ATGATCCAGATCGCCCCGTCCATCCTCTCGGCAGATTTCATGCGCCTGGGAGAGGAGATCCGCGCAGCAGAAGAAGCAGGAGCAGACCTTCTCCATATCGACATTATGGACGGTCACTTTGTGCCGAACATCACGATCGGACCTGCCGTTGTGACAGCCATCAGAAAGATCACGAAGCTGCCGCTCGATGTGCATCTCATGATCGAGGATCCTGACAAGTATCTTTCGGATTTTGTAAGGGCCGGAGCCGACTACCTGACTGTGCATGCTGAGGCGGCAGTGCACCTGCACAGGACCGTGCAGGGGATCAGGGAAACAGGTATCAAGGCTGGGGTCTCGATCAATCCGGCAACACCCGTATCAGTGCTCGAATGCATCATTGACGATATCGACCTCGTGCTTCTGATGTCGGTGAATCCGGGTTTTGGAGGGCAGAAATTCATCCCTGCTACCATGGAGAAGATCCGGAAGGCCGGGGAAATGATCAGGGTATCAGGTTCCCGTGCCGTTATCGAGATCGACGGAGGAGTTAAACAGGACAACGCAAAAGAGATAGCTGACGCAGGAGCTCAAATCCTTGTAATGGGTTCCGCGTTCTTTGAGTCAGGCGATTACAAAAAAACCATGGAGAAACTGAATGACACCCTCAGAAATCGATAA
- a CDS encoding DUF512 domain-containing protein — MRSNRGITIERVTPGSIAEAAGLCAGDIVCDVNSSPMRDVIDFMFHKDEDELNVGFRRDGSRKKISILSDSGADLGIIFKPLKVKICKNNCLFCFVKQLPKGLRKPLYIKDEDYRLSFLYGNYTTLSNITAEEKKRIVQQRLSPMYISVHTTNRALRNKMLGNPKASDILKELKYFADHKIRMHIQIVVCPGLNDGRELQSTIQDIYRFHPYVSSIAVVPVGLTKHRRVQLAPMTKEAAQSSLDIVNAFQKRFRKKHGEAIVYCADEMYIKAEAPFPSVQEYGELPQLENGVGMVPLFISQSRRLKIPKTLGNKHKVLTFTGTSFYPYLKKFIGRLAEKEHLPVDVIPVKNSFFGETVTVTGLLTGRDVISALHDNIDGYEILAVPDVVLREGDTLFLDNVSLQDLEEATGLRVVTTDGTPQGFIDTLSGIE, encoded by the coding sequence ATGCGATCTAACAGAGGCATAACGATCGAGCGCGTAACGCCGGGCAGCATTGCCGAGGCTGCCGGACTTTGTGCGGGAGACATTGTATGCGATGTCAATTCCTCACCCATGAGAGATGTCATTGATTTCATGTTCCATAAGGATGAGGATGAACTGAACGTCGGATTCCGGCGGGACGGCTCAAGAAAGAAGATCAGCATTTTGTCCGACAGCGGTGCTGACCTGGGCATAATATTCAAGCCGCTGAAGGTCAAAATATGCAAGAACAACTGTCTTTTCTGTTTTGTCAAACAGCTTCCCAAGGGTCTCAGGAAGCCGCTCTATATCAAGGATGAGGATTATCGGCTGTCCTTCCTGTATGGCAATTACACAACGCTCTCGAATATCACGGCTGAGGAGAAAAAAAGGATCGTCCAGCAGAGACTGAGCCCCATGTATATCTCCGTGCATACGACAAACCGGGCGCTCAGAAATAAGATGTTAGGCAACCCCAAGGCTTCGGACATACTCAAGGAACTGAAGTATTTTGCCGACCACAAGATCAGGATGCATATCCAGATCGTTGTCTGCCCCGGCCTGAATGACGGCAGGGAGCTGCAGTCCACGATCCAGGACATCTACCGGTTCCATCCGTATGTGTCGTCCATAGCTGTTGTCCCTGTAGGGCTCACAAAGCACAGAAGAGTGCAGCTTGCGCCGATGACCAAAGAGGCAGCCCAGAGCTCTCTTGATATTGTGAATGCCTTTCAGAAACGCTTCAGAAAAAAACACGGCGAGGCTATCGTGTACTGCGCAGATGAGATGTATATCAAGGCGGAAGCACCCTTTCCGTCCGTGCAGGAATATGGCGAACTGCCGCAGCTTGAGAACGGAGTCGGTATGGTGCCGCTGTTCATCAGTCAGTCGCGCAGACTGAAAATCCCGAAAACGCTCGGCAACAAGCACAAAGTTCTGACCTTTACCGGAACGTCCTTTTATCCGTACCTGAAAAAATTCATAGGGCGGTTGGCAGAGAAGGAACATCTGCCGGTGGATGTGATCCCGGTCAAGAACAGCTTCTTCGGAGAAACAGTGACTGTCACCGGCCTGCTCACCGGCAGGGACGTGATCTCGGCGCTTCATGACAATATCGACGGCTACGAGATCCTTGCGGTCCCTGATGTGGTACTGCGGGAGGGCGATACCCTCTTCCTCGACAATGTCTCGCTTCAGGACCTGGAAGAGGCAACCGGTTTAAGGGTAGTCACTACGGACGGCACCCCCCAGGGATTTATAGACACCCTGTCAGGGATCGAATGA
- the rsmB gene encoding 16S rRNA (cytosine(967)-C(5))-methyltransferase RsmB encodes MTRTRTAAVACLIDILKHGARSKKALEQFSEDLDRRDRAFLMEIVYGVMRNLYALDEIIGTFIRNRKTLSDETINNLRIALYQILFMRVPGYAVVNESVEMEKTGGKPSLLNAVLRNLIRRKEKTALPLIYKDSVKDISINTSHQEWMVRRWIARFGRDEARLLGEANNCMPPLVLRTNTLRTSRDELLSGLEKADIPAETARFSPDGIVLGVESSYQDLSPFLGLFAVQDEASQLVSYLLDPKRGERVLDACAAPGGKTTHIAQIMGNTGEITAVEKDPQRILKLEESISSLGVRSAKAVRADISELTGIGTFDRILLDAPCSSTGVIRRNPDVKYRHTLKDILDFGKKQTDLLKAVSPLLRREGRLVYSVCSIEPEEGEQVIMDFLKTTDEFRIIEADQEFMKPFSKNGFFRTFPHKDNMDGFFGAILCRKA; translated from the coding sequence ATGACAAGAACCCGGACCGCTGCTGTTGCCTGTCTTATCGATATCCTGAAGCACGGAGCCAGATCAAAAAAAGCCCTCGAACAGTTCTCGGAGGACCTTGACCGGAGAGACAGGGCTTTCCTGATGGAGATCGTGTACGGCGTCATGCGGAACCTCTATGCACTGGATGAGATCATCGGCACATTTATCCGAAACAGGAAGACCCTCAGCGACGAAACGATCAACAACCTCCGCATAGCCCTGTACCAGATCCTGTTCATGAGGGTGCCTGGCTATGCCGTGGTAAACGAATCGGTCGAAATGGAAAAAACAGGCGGCAAGCCGTCCCTGCTCAATGCCGTGCTCAGAAATTTGATTCGTCGCAAAGAAAAGACGGCACTTCCCCTTATTTATAAAGACAGCGTAAAAGACATTTCGATCAATACTTCGCATCAGGAATGGATGGTCAGGCGCTGGATAGCCCGCTTTGGCAGGGATGAGGCCCGGCTGCTTGGAGAAGCAAATAATTGTATGCCGCCGCTTGTTCTGAGGACCAATACGCTCAGGACCTCCCGCGATGAACTGCTCAGCGGTCTTGAAAAAGCAGATATACCGGCCGAGACTGCACGGTTCTCTCCAGACGGTATCGTCCTGGGAGTGGAAAGCTCATATCAGGACCTTTCCCCCTTTCTCGGACTTTTTGCCGTTCAGGATGAGGCGTCTCAGCTGGTCAGCTACCTGCTTGATCCCAAAAGAGGGGAAAGGGTCCTCGACGCCTGCGCAGCTCCGGGCGGCAAGACAACCCATATCGCGCAGATCATGGGGAATACGGGTGAGATCACTGCGGTCGAGAAGGACCCGCAGAGGATACTAAAGCTTGAGGAAAGCATATCAAGCCTCGGCGTCCGGTCAGCAAAAGCTGTCAGGGCAGATATCAGCGAACTGACGGGCATAGGGACTTTTGACCGGATACTCCTCGATGCTCCCTGCTCTTCCACGGGCGTTATCAGGAGAAACCCTGATGTGAAATATCGTCACACCCTGAAGGATATTCTTGATTTCGGGAAAAAGCAGACAGATCTTCTGAAGGCAGTTTCTCCTCTGCTTCGAAGGGAAGGACGGCTTGTCTATTCGGTCTGTTCGATCGAACCTGAGGAGGGGGAACAGGTCATCATGGATTTCTTGAAGACAACAGACGAATTCCGTATTATAGAGGCTGATCAGGAATTCATGAAACCATTTTCGAAAAACGGCTTTTTCAGGACGTTCCCCCATAAAGACAACATGGACGGCTTTTTTGGAGCAATACTGTGCAGAAAGGCATGA
- a CDS encoding tetratricopeptide repeat protein has translation MTPSEIDKLIEKAELLRQKSQYAQALLSYTLALKKSIKEKNQSSAIACLLSIGDVNRMIGDFEQSEKAYARAVIEAKKIKDDEAVADASAGIGLSRRGRGDWKYALTMLNKALAFYRKKRDREGIAFTLWSLAGSLRIKGDVPGALKTYKEAFKAFQSLRSHSGIGYCLCGLGGSSRIAGMFKESLAYYLAANELFRELCDTFGTAYSHCGIGNAHRMTGNYRKALASFAKASALYKKIGDRVSYSYTLWSMGTTHKMLHDHASAEELFKEAQGLFKKTKDPRGLIYCQLGFGEIALLRGKTASALRHFKTSLSQAKKYGFKVESCHAAMLLSYAYGKKNMVCYNSLGIKMDFNEAPFNIP, from the coding sequence ATGACACCCTCAGAAATCGATAAGCTCATAGAAAAGGCTGAACTGCTCAGACAAAAAAGCCAATATGCCCAGGCACTGCTTTCGTATACGCTGGCGCTGAAAAAAAGCATAAAAGAAAAAAATCAGAGCAGCGCCATTGCATGCCTTTTGTCTATCGGCGACGTAAATCGGATGATCGGGGATTTTGAGCAGTCAGAAAAGGCGTATGCCCGCGCGGTCATAGAGGCAAAAAAGATCAAAGACGATGAGGCTGTAGCAGACGCCAGTGCAGGCATTGGACTTTCACGCCGGGGCAGAGGAGACTGGAAGTATGCACTGACCATGCTCAATAAGGCACTGGCCTTTTACCGAAAAAAACGGGACAGGGAAGGCATTGCCTTCACACTCTGGTCTCTTGCAGGTTCATTGCGCATAAAAGGAGACGTCCCCGGCGCGCTCAAGACATACAAAGAAGCGTTCAAGGCATTTCAGTCGCTGCGCTCACATTCAGGGATCGGTTACTGCCTCTGCGGTCTTGGCGGCAGTTCACGCATAGCAGGCATGTTCAAAGAATCTCTTGCCTATTACCTTGCGGCAAACGAGCTGTTCCGGGAATTATGCGATACCTTCGGCACTGCCTATTCCCACTGCGGCATCGGCAATGCGCACCGGATGACGGGAAATTACCGGAAGGCCCTGGCATCCTTTGCAAAGGCTTCAGCCCTGTATAAGAAGATCGGCGACCGGGTCAGCTACTCGTACACGCTCTGGAGCATGGGGACAACGCATAAGATGCTCCACGATCATGCCTCAGCAGAAGAATTGTTCAAAGAAGCGCAGGGGCTCTTTAAAAAGACAAAGGATCCCCGCGGTCTCATATACTGTCAGCTCGGCTTTGGCGAGATCGCACTGCTCAGGGGCAAGACTGCCAGCGCCCTGCGCCATTTCAAGACCTCCCTGAGCCAGGCAAAGAAATACGGGTTCAAGGTTGAAAGCTGCCATGCTGCCATGCTGCTGTCTTATGCATATGGAAAAAAGAATATGGTCTGTTATAATAGCTTGGGGATAAAAATGGACTTCAACGAGGCGCCGTTTAATATTCCCTGA
- the lptB gene encoding LPS export ABC transporter ATP-binding protein, whose product MHLLEVKGLQKRYGRKVVIKNIDLYVSTSEIVGLLGPNGAGKTTTFYSILGLIRPEGGRILLDNQDISALPMYQRARRGISYLPQEPSIFRKLSVEDNLRAVLEIKGLNRDEIETELKDLLREFNLTEFSKRDGYKLSGGERRRTEIARALATKPTFILFDEPFAGIDPLAIIELKKMMIYLRSKGLGIIITDHNVRDTLSITDRAYIISDGEILEEGTPEKLVATPKVKEAYLGEEFRL is encoded by the coding sequence ATGCACCTTCTCGAGGTTAAAGGACTTCAAAAGAGATACGGCAGGAAGGTCGTCATAAAGAATATCGATCTTTATGTTTCGACCTCGGAGATCGTCGGACTCCTCGGGCCCAACGGCGCTGGAAAGACAACCACCTTCTACAGCATTCTCGGGCTTATCAGGCCTGAGGGAGGCAGAATACTGCTCGACAATCAGGACATCAGCGCTCTCCCCATGTATCAGCGGGCCAGGCGGGGCATCAGTTATCTGCCTCAGGAGCCCTCGATCTTCAGGAAACTTTCGGTCGAGGACAACCTCAGGGCAGTACTCGAGATAAAAGGCCTGAACAGGGACGAGATCGAAACAGAGCTCAAAGATCTTCTCCGTGAATTCAATCTGACCGAATTCTCGAAGAGAGACGGCTACAAATTGTCAGGCGGCGAGAGAAGACGGACCGAGATCGCGCGCGCGCTTGCGACAAAGCCGACCTTTATCCTTTTTGATGAACCATTCGCCGGCATTGACCCGCTTGCGATCATAGAACTCAAGAAGATGATGATCTATCTCAGGTCCAAAGGCCTCGGCATCATCATCACAGATCATAATGTCAGGGATACCCTCTCGATCACAGACAGGGCTTATATCATCAGCGACGGCGAGATCCTGGAAGAAGGCACGCCGGAAAAACTGGTGGCAACCCCCAAGGTGAAAGAAGCGTATCTCGGCGAGGAATTCAGGCTCTAA
- the rpoN gene encoding RNA polymerase factor sigma-54 produces MALQNRLELKLSQKLVLTPQLQMAIKLLQMPQLELSQTLTVELTENPFLEESVDNVSIDELSAEEKESFEQIDDERDDSELPLEGLASFTTDDYFDERRSDGRDLGYFTPGTVTQPSFEYFLSTAPDLYDHLITQLRHSRDADEIRTVAELIIGNIDEKGYLMVSVEELQQTSLATPEIVEEALMLVQSFDPPGIAARDLRECLQLQLRPLNLLGTLVDTLILCHLELIGKKKYQQVAKTCNVPLEEVMAAVRIIEGLDPKPARHFSTDTTNYITPDVYIFKTEEGYQIVLNDEGMPKLRINSYYMRLLQQKNLIPKEERNFLEEKLRAAKDLIKSLDHRNKTIYRVTECILNYQKDFFEAGVSHLRPLNLKDIATELGLHESTVSRVTSTKHLACPRGIYGFKYFFSNAIPSEGGELSSTSVKDMIRKIIQEEAVANPLSDMKIVDIFKSQNITIARRTIAKYREELKIPPQSQRRR; encoded by the coding sequence ATGGCCCTTCAAAACCGGCTTGAGCTCAAGCTCAGCCAGAAGCTGGTGCTTACCCCCCAGCTTCAGATGGCGATCAAGCTCCTTCAGATGCCCCAGCTTGAACTTTCACAGACCCTTACGGTGGAACTGACTGAGAACCCTTTTCTCGAGGAATCCGTTGACAATGTCTCGATCGACGAACTTTCTGCGGAGGAAAAGGAATCTTTTGAGCAGATCGATGACGAGCGGGATGATTCTGAGCTGCCCCTTGAAGGTCTTGCCAGCTTTACCACTGACGATTATTTTGACGAACGCCGTTCTGACGGCAGAGACCTCGGGTATTTCACTCCCGGCACCGTAACCCAGCCGTCCTTCGAATACTTTCTGAGCACTGCCCCTGACCTTTATGATCACCTTATCACCCAGCTTCGCCACAGCAGGGATGCTGATGAGATAAGAACGGTCGCTGAACTCATTATCGGCAATATAGATGAGAAGGGCTATCTCATGGTGTCGGTCGAGGAACTCCAGCAGACATCGCTGGCAACGCCTGAGATCGTGGAAGAGGCGCTCATGCTTGTTCAGAGCTTTGACCCTCCCGGTATTGCCGCCCGTGACCTCAGGGAATGCCTTCAGCTTCAGCTCAGACCGCTCAATCTGTTGGGTACGCTTGTCGACACGCTGATACTGTGCCATCTGGAGCTGATCGGTAAAAAGAAGTATCAGCAGGTCGCAAAGACCTGCAATGTACCGCTCGAAGAGGTCATGGCAGCAGTCAGGATCATTGAAGGGCTTGACCCGAAGCCTGCCCGGCACTTCTCGACAGATACTACCAACTACATCACGCCGGATGTGTACATCTTCAAGACAGAGGAAGGGTATCAGATCGTGCTGAACGACGAAGGCATGCCAAAACTCAGGATAAACAGCTACTATATGCGGCTGCTGCAGCAGAAAAATCTTATCCCTAAAGAGGAACGCAATTTTTTGGAGGAAAAGCTCCGCGCTGCAAAAGACCTGATCAAGAGCCTTGACCACAGGAACAAGACGATCTATCGTGTTACAGAATGCATACTGAACTATCAGAAGGATTTCTTCGAAGCAGGCGTCAGCCATCTGAGGCCGCTTAACCTCAAGGATATCGCAACAGAACTGGGTCTGCACGAAAGCACGGTCAGCAGGGTCACCTCGACCAAACATCTTGCCTGCCCGCGCGGCATTTACGGCTTCAAGTATTTCTTCAGCAATGCCATTCCCAGTGAAGGCGGAGAGCTTTCCTCTACCTCGGTAAAGGATATGATCAGGAAGATCATTCAGGAAGAAGCAGTCGCCAACCCGCTCAGCGATATGAAGATCGTGGATATCTTCAAGAGCCAGAACATAACCATCGCACGAAGGACCATAGCAAAATACCGGGAGGAACTGAAGATTCCCCCGCAGAGCCAGAGGAGAAGATAG